Proteins encoded in a region of the Hypanus sabinus isolate sHypSab1 chromosome 24 unlocalized genomic scaffold, sHypSab1.hap1 SUPER_24_unloc_1, whole genome shotgun sequence genome:
- the LOC132385449 gene encoding spidroin-1-like, whose protein sequence is MDKQVPAERSKQQQDFVTFYDFVVTYIDKLFDFSPEDGSLSGGGSHGAARGRGRDRASWARGRGRDRGSERHWARGRGRDRGSERHWARGRERDPAGPRLRASLGAGGGGTRRDRGSERHWARGRGRDPAGPRLRASLGARKGAGPGGTERHGRAGGGGTERHWARGRGGTERHGRAGGGGTRRDRGSERHWARGRGRDPAGPRLRASLGARAGAGPGGTEAPSVIGRAEGGGTRRDRASWARGRGRDRASLGAREGRNPAGPSVIGRAGGSGTRRDRGSERHWARGRGRDPAGPRLRASLGAREGAGPGGTEAPSVIGRAGGGGTRRDRGSERHWARGRGRDPAGPRLRASLGARKGAGPGGTERHGRAGGGGTERHWARGRGGIRRDRVSLGAEGGGTRRDRGSERHWAREGAGPGGTEAPSVIGRGRGRDRGSERHWARGRGRDPAGPRLRASLGAREGAGPGGTEAPSVIGRAGGGGTRRDRGSERHSAGAGLCADEQQGERPRARSGPDPGPLGLTVPGERPRARSGPDPGPLGLTVPGERPRARSGPDPGPLGLTVPGERPRARSGPDPGPLGLTVPGERPRARSGPDPGPLGLTVPGERPRARSGPDPGPLGLTVPGERPRARSGPDPGPLGLTVPGERPRARSGPDPGPLGLTVPGERPRARSGPDPGPLGLTVPGERPRARSGPDPGPLGLTVPGERPRARSGPDPGPLGLTVPGERPRARSGPDPGPLGLTVPGERPRARSGPDPGPLGLTVPGERPRARSGPDPGPLGLPVPGERPRARSGPDPGPLGLTVPGERPRARSGPDPGPLGLTVPGERPRARARAGTPPPPAILVLTF, encoded by the exons ATGGACAAACAAGTGCCAGCAGAAAGGTCCAAGCAGCAACAGGACTTTGTGACGTTCTATGACTTCGTCGTTACATACATTGACAAGTTGTTTGATTTTTCACCAGAAGAT GGATCGTTGTCAGGCGGTGGTTCCCATGGTGCCGCGCGCGGGCGAGGGCGGGACCGAGCGTCATGGGCGCGCGGGAGGGGGCGGGACCGAGGCTCCGAGCGTCATTGGGCGCGCGGGCGGGGGCGGGACCGAGGCTCCGAGCGTCATTGGGCGCGCGGGAGGGAGCGGGACCCGGCGGGACCGAGGCTCCGAGCGTCATTGGGCGCGGGCGGGGGCGGGACCCGGCGGGACCGAGGCTCCGAGCGTCATTGGGCGCGCGGGCGGGGGCGGGACCCGGCGGGACCGAGGCTCCGAGCGTCATTGGGCGCGCGGAAGGGGGCGGGACCCGGCGGGACCGAGCGTCATGGGCGCGCGGGAGGGGGCGGGACAGAGCGTCACTGGGCGCGCGGGAGGGGCGGGACCGAGCGTCATGGGCGCGCGGGAGGGGGTGGGACCCGGCGGGACCGAGGCTCCGAGCGTCATTGGGCGCGCGGGCGGGGGCGGGACCCGGCGGGACCGAGGCTCCGAGCGTCATTGGGCGCGCGGGCGGGGGCGGGACCCGGCGGGACCGAGGCTCCGAGCGTCATTGGGCGCGCGGAAGGGGGCGGGACCCGGCGGGACCGAGCGTCATGGGCGCGCGGGAGGGGGCGGGACAGAGCGTCACTGGGCGCGCGGGAGGGGCGGAATCCGGCGGGACCGAGTGTCATTGGGCGCGCGGGAGGGAGCGGGACCCGGCGGGACCGAGGCTCCGAGCGTCATTGGGCGCGCGGGCGGGGGCGGGACCCGGCGGGACCGAGGCTCCGAGCGTCATTGGGCGCGCGGGAGGGGGCGGGACCCGGCGGGACCGAGGCTCCGAGCGTCATTGGGCGCGCGGGAGGGGGCGGGACGCGGCGGGACCGAGGCTCCGAGCGTCATTGGGCGCGCGGGCGGGGGCGGGACCCGGCGGGACCGAGGCTCCGAGCGTCATTGGGCGCGCGGAAGGGGGCGGGACCCGGCGGGACCGAGCGTCATGGGCGCGCGGGAGGGGGCGGGACAGAGCGTCACTGGGCGCGCGGGAGGGGCGGAATCCGGCGGGACCGAGTGTCATTGGGCGCGGAAGGGGGCGGGACCCGGCGGGACCGAGGCTCCGAGCGTCATTGGGCGCGGGAGGGGGCGGGACCCGGCGGGACCGAGGCTCCGAGCGTCATTGGGCGCGGGAGGGGGCGGGACCGAGGCTCCGAGCGTCATTGGGCGCGCGGGAGGGGGCGGGACCCGGCGGGACCGAGGCTCCGAGCGTCATTGGGCGCGCGGGAGGGGGCGGGACCCGGCGGGACCGAGGCTCCGAGCGTCATTGGGCGCGCGGGAGGGGGCGGGACCCGGCGGGACCGAGGCTCCGAGCGTCATTCGGCGGGGGCGGGTCTCTGTGCGGACGAACAGCAAGGTGAGAGGCCTCGGGCTCGGTCCGGCCCTGACCCCGGTCCGCTCGGTCTCACGGTGCCCGGTGAGAGGCCTCGGGCTCGGTCCGGCCCTGACCCCGGTCCGCTCGGTCTCACGGTGCCGGGTGAGAGGCCTCGGGCTCGGTCCGGCCCTGACCCCGGTCCGCTCGGTCTCACGGTGCCGGGTGAGAGGCCTCGGGCTCGGTCCGGCCCTGACCCCGGTCCGCTCGGTCTCACGGTGCCGGGTGAGAGGCCTCGGGCTCGGTCCGGCCCTGACCCCGGTCCGCTCGGTCTCACGGTGCCGGGTGAGAGGCCTCGGGCTCGGTCCGGCCCTGACCCCGGTCCGCTCGGTCTCACGGTGCCCGGTGAGAGGCCTCGGGCTCGGTCCGGCCCTGACCCCGGTCCGCTCGGTCTCACGGTGCCCGGTGAGAGGCCTCGGGCTCGGTCCGGCCCTGACCCCGGTCCGCTCGGTCTCACGGTGCCCGGTGAGAGGCCTCGGGCTCGGTCCGGCCCTGACCCCGGTCCGCTCGGTCTCACGGTGCCCGGTGAGAGGCCTCGGGCTCGGTCCGGCCCTGACCCCGGTCCGCTCGGTCTCACGGTGCCGGGTGAGAGGCCTCGGGCTCGGTCCGGCCCTGACCCCGGTCCGCTCGGTCTCACGGTGCCCGGTGAGAGGCCTCGGGCTCGGTCCGGCCCTGACCCCGGTCCGCTCGGTCTCACGGTGCCCGGTGAGAGGCCTCGGGCTCGGTCCGGCCCTGACCCCGGTCCGCTCGGTCTCACGGTGCCCGGTGAGAGGCCTCGGGCTCGGTCCGGCCCTGACCCCGGTCCGCTCGGTCTCCCGGTGCCCGGTGAGAGGCCTCGGGCTCGGTCCGGCCCTGACCCCGGTCCGCTCGGTCTCACGGTGCCCGGTGAGAGGCCTCGGGCTCGGTCCGGCCCTGACCCCGGTCCGCTCGGTCTCACGGTGCCCGGTGAGAGGCCTCGGGCTCGGGCTCGGGctgggacacccccaccccccg CCATACTTGTCCTCACCTTCTAA
- the LOC132385453 gene encoding cytochrome c oxidase subunit 6B1-like has protein sequence MASIQERISQYRTAPFDARFPNTNQTRNCYQNYLDYHRCQKALTAQGKDVSVCEWYNRVYKSLCPRSWVNKWDDQRESGSFPGKI, from the exons ATGGCAAGCATCCAGGAACGCATCAGCCAGTACCGGACGGCGCCCTTTGACGCCAGGTTCCCCAACACCAACCAGACTCGCAACTGCTACCAGAACTACCTGG ACTATCATCGCTGCCAGAAGGCTCTGACCGCTCAGGGCAAGGAcgtgtccgtgtgtgagtggtATAACAGGGTATATAAATCCCTGTGCCCCAGATCTTGG GTTAACAAATGGGATGATCAGAGGGAGTCGGGAAGCTTCCCTGGGAAGATCTGA